One Mycolicibacterium sarraceniae genomic window carries:
- a CDS encoding L,D-transpeptidase — translation MARAVRRACAAAGIVMVAMATSMQTSMAAVAPAIDGTSIASVQPTNGQVVGVAMPITVTFTKPVIDRWGAQQSIRVMAPADVVGRYDWLDDQTVQFVPIQYWPAHSEITMMAGGIPRTFGTGSIVLGVADISAHTFTVSIDGQVARQMPASMGKPKHPTPVGNFDVLEKQSTVVMDSRTIGIPLNDPEGYKLTVNDAVRVTWGGVYVHSAPWSVGSQGYANVSHGCINLSPDNASWYFNQVHIGDPVVINA, via the coding sequence ATGGCCAGAGCAGTTCGACGAGCATGTGCCGCCGCAGGGATTGTGATGGTGGCAATGGCGACTTCGATGCAGACCAGCATGGCCGCGGTCGCCCCGGCGATCGACGGGACGTCCATCGCGTCCGTCCAGCCCACCAACGGCCAGGTCGTGGGCGTCGCCATGCCGATCACCGTGACGTTCACCAAGCCGGTCATCGACCGGTGGGGTGCTCAGCAATCGATCCGCGTCATGGCACCGGCCGATGTCGTGGGGCGCTACGACTGGCTCGACGATCAGACCGTGCAGTTCGTGCCGATCCAGTACTGGCCAGCGCATTCGGAGATCACCATGATGGCCGGCGGCATCCCGCGGACCTTCGGCACCGGCTCCATTGTGTTGGGCGTCGCCGATATCTCCGCGCACACGTTCACCGTTAGCATCGACGGCCAGGTGGCGCGTCAGATGCCGGCATCCATGGGCAAACCCAAGCACCCGACCCCGGTGGGCAACTTCGACGTCCTGGAAAAGCAGTCCACGGTGGTCATGGACTCTCGCACCATCGGTATCCCGCTCAACGATCCGGAGGGCTACAAGCTCACGGTCAACGACGCCGTCCGAGTCACCTGGGGTGGGGTGTACGTGCACTCCGCACCGTGGTCGGTGGGCTCACAGGGCTACGCCAACGTCAGCCACGGCTGCATCAACCTGAGCCCCGACAACGCCTCGTGGTACTTCAACCAGGTGCACATCGGCGACCCGGTGGTCATCAACGCCTAG
- a CDS encoding DUF7159 family protein — MDTVLGLSMTPTTVGLVLVQGDGVDGATKGHDAFDVRRGGFSPVTTSEFVAEALSRTQAIAGGQRLQSIGVTWSDDASVEASLLLDSLADSGFDNVIPIRLPEATEAFARGIGRVIGSDVTAVCVVEPEAVVALVVDAQEGAVQTCVSYDLETDQDLIGWLSDILGGSDWSPDGLVLLGSGDGLESIARRLEEVVGIPAFAPAEAELALARGAALASVNGIGILDDPLFTLPALPADRHRDSKAMRGATALLAGGVVAFVVSASVAVGLELLPDHGVRPEHRNVVNTAETPALAPERAPEALAPPASEPAPALAAPEAAPSLPVASPEPEPTFDATPVVAMTMNVPPPEAPPSDVPLDPAALPPIPASIAPPPVQPKPSLRTRLRDRLSGLGGG; from the coding sequence TTGGACACGGTCCTGGGACTGTCGATGACGCCGACCACCGTCGGACTCGTCCTCGTCCAAGGTGATGGAGTTGACGGTGCGACGAAGGGGCACGACGCGTTCGACGTTCGCCGCGGCGGCTTCAGTCCGGTCACGACATCGGAATTCGTTGCCGAGGCGCTATCGCGCACCCAAGCTATCGCCGGCGGCCAGCGCCTGCAGTCCATCGGGGTGACCTGGAGCGATGACGCATCGGTCGAGGCCTCGCTGCTGCTCGACTCGCTGGCCGACTCCGGATTCGACAACGTGATCCCCATCCGCCTGCCAGAGGCCACCGAAGCCTTTGCGCGCGGCATCGGTCGAGTGATCGGCTCTGACGTGACCGCGGTGTGCGTCGTCGAGCCCGAGGCGGTCGTCGCTTTGGTCGTTGATGCCCAGGAAGGTGCCGTGCAGACCTGCGTCAGCTACGACCTGGAAACCGATCAGGACCTGATCGGCTGGCTGTCCGACATTCTGGGCGGCAGCGATTGGTCTCCCGACGGGCTGGTGTTGCTGGGCTCCGGCGACGGTCTTGAATCGATCGCGCGCCGCCTCGAAGAGGTTGTGGGCATCCCGGCATTCGCGCCGGCCGAGGCCGAGCTGGCCTTGGCCCGCGGCGCGGCCCTGGCCTCGGTGAACGGCATCGGGATCCTCGACGATCCGCTGTTCACCCTCCCAGCTCTGCCGGCCGATCGGCACCGAGACTCGAAGGCTATGCGCGGCGCGACAGCGCTGCTGGCCGGAGGTGTGGTGGCGTTCGTGGTGTCGGCGTCGGTGGCGGTGGGCCTGGAACTGCTGCCTGACCACGGGGTGCGCCCCGAGCACCGCAATGTGGTGAATACCGCCGAGACTCCCGCGCTGGCGCCCGAGCGTGCACCCGAGGCGCTGGCACCGCCCGCCTCCGAACCAGCACCGGCGCTGGCCGCCCCCGAAGCCGCGCCATCGCTTCCGGTCGCATCGCCCGAACCCGAGCCCACCTTCGATGCGACGCCGGTGGTTGCGATGACGATGAACGTGCCGCCGCCGGAGGCTCCGCCCAGCGATGTGCCGCTTGATCCCGCGGCGCTGCCGCCGATTCCGGCCTCTATCGCGCCGCCGCCCGTGCAGCCCAAGCCGTCACTACGGACCCGCCTGCGGGATCGCCTGTCCGGCCTCGGCGGCGGATAA
- a CDS encoding YceI family protein, whose product MTDTAWTLTAAEGELQILTAVAGPAAKMGHRLTIAMASWRADVQWRGKQPVTVALLVDVDSLQVIKGEGGITPLTGPEKGVVRSNALKALDARKFPQITFTAEDIAKTAGGYRLGGDVEIHGTSRPQTVDLTVEEVGGVWEMTASVPVLQTQFGVKPYSLFVGSLKVADEVTIRFTARHPT is encoded by the coding sequence GTGACGGACACAGCCTGGACATTGACCGCCGCCGAAGGCGAACTGCAGATCCTCACCGCGGTGGCCGGTCCGGCCGCCAAGATGGGTCACCGGCTGACCATCGCGATGGCGTCGTGGCGTGCCGACGTCCAGTGGCGTGGCAAGCAGCCGGTGACTGTCGCGCTGCTGGTGGACGTCGATTCGCTGCAGGTGATCAAGGGTGAGGGCGGTATCACGCCGCTGACCGGGCCGGAGAAGGGTGTGGTGCGCTCCAATGCGTTGAAAGCGTTGGACGCCAGGAAGTTTCCGCAGATTACGTTCACTGCCGAGGACATCGCCAAGACCGCGGGCGGCTATCGGCTGGGCGGCGACGTCGAGATCCATGGCACGTCGCGGCCGCAGACGGTGGACCTGACCGTCGAGGAAGTGGGTGGCGTGTGGGAGATGACCGCATCCGTGCCCGTGCTTCAGACGCAGTTCGGGGTCAAGCCGTATTCGTTGTTCGTCGGGTCGTTGAAAGTGGCCGACGAGGTGACCATCCGGTTCACGGCGCGTCATCCCACGTAA